Proteins encoded in a region of the Acidobacteriota bacterium genome:
- a CDS encoding cbb3-type cytochrome c oxidase subunit I — protein sequence MRVFSTDHKVVGLQYGLTSLLFLLIGFLLILALRWHLAWPTLPVPIAGALLGSPATLRGVLQPDFYDQIGAMHGTIMVFLAVVPLAVGAFGNYLVPLMIGAPDMAFPRLNAASYWLYAAGGAVMLSGFFLPGGAAGSGWTSYPPLSVLATSGQTAWLAGMLLLITSSLFGSINIVVTILQLRAPGLTMMRLPFFIWAQLVTSFLLLLAFPPLEAAAVLQLMDRLAGTSFFLPSGLVVSGEPLAVSGGGSPILWQHLFWFLAHPEVYVLILPAFGIVSEVIANITRKPLWGYRAMVGAAVFMAFMSFLVWAHHMFLTGMGPAMSAFFQVTTMIISIPSVVLVSALLLSLYGGSIRFTVPGLFALAFLPMFGIGGLTGLPLGLAASDIPLHDTYYVIGHFHYVVAPGTLFALFAGIYYWFPKVTGRRMNDTLGHVHFWGSLVAMNGIFLPMFLQGLAGMNRRLYDGGRTYTAFAGFDGSFAAQAWFALALGVVQLVFIGNLAWSLARGARAAGNPWDATTLEWTTSSPPPHDNFGTIPAVVRGPYDYSPPGTDADFLPQTQP from the coding sequence ATGCGCGTGTTCTCGACGGACCACAAGGTCGTCGGGCTGCAGTACGGCCTGACGAGCCTGCTGTTCCTGCTGATCGGGTTCCTGCTGATCCTGGCGCTGCGCTGGCACCTGGCGTGGCCGACCCTGCCCGTGCCGATCGCCGGCGCGCTGCTCGGCAGCCCTGCGACGTTGCGCGGCGTGCTGCAGCCCGACTTCTACGACCAGATCGGCGCCATGCACGGCACGATCATGGTGTTCCTCGCCGTCGTGCCGCTGGCCGTCGGCGCCTTCGGCAACTACCTCGTGCCGCTGATGATCGGCGCGCCCGACATGGCGTTCCCCCGCCTGAACGCGGCCAGCTACTGGCTGTACGCGGCGGGCGGCGCCGTCATGCTGTCGGGCTTCTTTCTGCCGGGCGGCGCGGCCGGCTCGGGGTGGACGTCCTACCCGCCGCTCTCCGTTCTGGCGACGAGCGGGCAGACGGCGTGGCTCGCCGGCATGCTGCTGCTGATCACGTCCTCGCTCTTCGGCTCGATCAACATCGTCGTCACCATCCTGCAGCTCCGGGCGCCGGGCCTGACGATGATGCGGCTGCCGTTCTTCATCTGGGCGCAGCTCGTCACGTCGTTCCTCCTCCTGCTGGCGTTTCCGCCGCTCGAAGCCGCTGCCGTGCTGCAGTTGATGGACCGGCTGGCGGGCACGAGCTTCTTCCTCCCGAGCGGGCTCGTCGTCTCGGGCGAGCCGCTCGCGGTCTCCGGTGGCGGCAGCCCGATCCTCTGGCAACACCTGTTCTGGTTCCTCGCGCATCCGGAGGTTTACGTCCTCATCCTGCCGGCGTTCGGCATCGTCTCGGAAGTCATCGCCAACATCACGCGCAAGCCGCTGTGGGGCTATCGCGCGATGGTCGGTGCGGCCGTGTTCATGGCGTTCATGTCCTTCCTGGTGTGGGCGCACCACATGTTCCTCACTGGCATGGGCCCGGCGATGAGCGCGTTCTTCCAGGTGACGACGATGATCATCTCGATCCCGTCGGTCGTGCTGGTGTCGGCGTTGCTGCTGTCGCTCTACGGCGGCTCGATCCGGTTCACGGTACCGGGGCTGTTCGCGCTCGCCTTCCTGCCCATGTTCGGCATCGGCGGCCTGACCGGCCTGCCGCTCGGGCTCGCCGCGTCCGACATCCCGTTGCACGACACCTACTACGTCATCGGCCATTTCCACTACGTGGTCGCGCCCGGCACGCTGTTCGCGCTCTTCGCCGGGATCTACTACTGGTTCCCGAAGGTCACGGGCCGGCGCATGAACGACACGCTCGGGCACGTGCACTTCTGGGGATCGCTCGTCGCGATGAACGGCATCTTCCTGCCGATGTTCCTCCAGGGGCTGGCGGGCATGAATCGCCGGCTCTACGATGGCGGGCGGACGTACACCGCCTTCGCGGGATTCGACGGATCCTTCGCGGCGCAAGCCTGGTTCGCGCTCGCCCTCGGCGTCGTGCAGCTCGTGTTCATCGGCAACCTCGCGTGGAGCCTCGCGCGTGGCGCCCGCGCGGCCGGCAACCCGTGGGATGCGACGACGCTCGAGTGGACGACGAGCTCGCCGCCGCCGCACGACAACTTCGGGACGATTCCGGCCGTCGTGCGAGGGCCGTACGACTACAGCCCGCCCGGGACCGACGCCGACTTCCTCCCGCAGACCCAGCCGTGA